A genomic window from Anthocerotibacter panamensis C109 includes:
- a CDS encoding cryptochrome/photolyase family protein — MTTLVWHRRDLRTADNPALARAVARGGPIIPVFVLDPEILQREDTGPIRVQFLLDSLRVLAQRYQQLGGNLIVRIGDPVQILPKLAEETGATALHFNADVEPFALQRDTRVRTACETRGILVQGFQEICLETPQEILSGQGKPYSVFGPFWRNWVNRPKQTPYPTPERIETPVCSSQPIPTLEDLRLSIDQPPVRAGEEEALARLDEFCAPHLIFNYSQQRNLPAIDGTSRLSPHLRMGTLGIRTVWQRTIEMEEDAYSEERTESLTAWRQELCWRDFYKYTLWHFPQVETAPYQRKFTHFAFNDNPEHFERWCQGETGYPLVDAAMTQLNQTGWMHNRCRMVVASFLTKDLLIDWRKGERYFMQKLVCGDLSANNGGWQWSASMGTDPKPLRIFNPQTQLARFDPEGTYVRHWLPALTAASLEELMLGKNLHRYGYPQPIVDHKRQQEIFKQRYSTHRSI, encoded by the coding sequence ATGACTACCCTCGTCTGGCATCGCCGCGACCTGCGCACCGCTGACAATCCCGCTCTCGCCCGGGCTGTAGCGCGTGGAGGTCCAATTATTCCAGTCTTTGTCCTAGACCCGGAGATCTTGCAGCGCGAAGACACCGGACCGATCCGTGTGCAGTTTCTCCTTGATAGCTTGCGGGTTCTAGCCCAGCGTTATCAACAATTGGGCGGGAATTTAATTGTTCGGATAGGCGATCCTGTTCAAATCCTTCCTAAACTCGCTGAGGAAACGGGAGCGACAGCGCTGCACTTCAATGCGGATGTAGAACCCTTTGCACTACAGCGCGATACTCGGGTCCGCACCGCCTGTGAAACTCGGGGCATCCTGGTTCAGGGCTTCCAAGAAATCTGTCTAGAAACTCCCCAAGAAATTCTGTCCGGGCAGGGCAAGCCCTACAGCGTCTTCGGACCCTTCTGGCGCAATTGGGTGAACCGCCCCAAACAGACCCCCTATCCTACTCCCGAGCGCATCGAAACGCCCGTGTGCTCTTCTCAACCCATTCCTACGCTTGAGGATCTGCGCCTCAGCATCGACCAACCCCCAGTCCGTGCCGGGGAAGAGGAAGCGCTCGCGCGGTTGGATGAATTCTGTGCGCCGCATCTGATTTTCAACTATAGCCAGCAGCGCAACCTCCCTGCTATCGACGGCACCTCGCGCTTGAGCCCGCACCTACGCATGGGCACCCTCGGTATCCGCACGGTCTGGCAGCGCACTATCGAAATGGAGGAGGACGCCTACAGCGAGGAGCGCACTGAGAGCCTCACCGCTTGGCGGCAGGAGTTGTGCTGGCGCGACTTCTATAAGTACACCCTCTGGCATTTCCCGCAGGTGGAGACCGCACCCTATCAGCGCAAGTTCACCCATTTTGCCTTCAACGACAACCCCGAGCACTTCGAACGCTGGTGCCAGGGGGAGACGGGTTATCCGCTGGTCGATGCCGCTATGACTCAGTTAAACCAGACCGGCTGGATGCACAACCGCTGTCGCATGGTGGTCGCTAGCTTTCTAACCAAAGATTTGCTCATCGACTGGCGCAAGGGCGAGCGCTACTTCATGCAAAAATTGGTATGCGGCGACCTATCTGCCAATAACGGGGGCTGGCAGTGGAGCGCCTCCATGGGCACCGACCCCAAACCCCTGCGCATCTTTAACCCTCAGACCCAACTGGCTCGCTTTGATCCCGAGGGAACCTATGTGCGCCATTGGCTCCCCGCTCTGACAGCAGCGAGTCTAGAGGAATTAATGCTTGGCAAAAACCTCCACCGCTACGGCTATCCCCAACCCATCGTGGACCACAAGCGCCAGCAGGAGATCTTCAAGCAACGCTATAGCACCCACCGCTCTATCTAA
- a CDS encoding GNAT family N-acetyltransferase: MLTFRSATPEDEGFLGKLYASTRAEEMAALPALQQELFLKLQFTAQSQFYAAQFPHGNHQIVFVKELLAGRIFVNRNAQEVRLVDIALLPKFRGKGIGTSLLNGLLTEAKQSGKPVRLQVMRLNRAQGLYERMGFVQTGNTDTHLQMEWRPQHLDTMEG; encoded by the coding sequence GTGTTGACTTTTCGCTCTGCTACCCCTGAAGACGAAGGGTTTCTAGGTAAACTCTACGCCAGTACCCGTGCTGAAGAAATGGCGGCCTTACCTGCCTTGCAGCAGGAACTGTTTCTCAAGCTGCAGTTCACCGCCCAGAGCCAGTTCTATGCCGCCCAATTTCCCCATGGCAACCATCAGATTGTCTTTGTGAAGGAACTTTTAGCGGGGCGAATCTTTGTTAATCGGAATGCTCAGGAAGTCCGTTTGGTGGATATTGCGCTGTTGCCGAAATTTCGGGGGAAAGGTATCGGCACCTCACTTTTGAATGGGCTCTTGACTGAAGCAAAACAATCCGGGAAACCCGTCCGACTCCAGGTGATGCGCTTGAACCGAGCGCAAGGGCTCTATGAACGCATGGGATTTGTCCAAACTGGAAACACGGACACGCACCTCCAGATGGAATGGCGGCCCCAGCACCTCGATACAATGGAGGGATGA
- a CDS encoding phage tail protein, with translation MSEPFLGEIRMVGFNFAPIGWALCDGSILSISQNSALFALLGTTFGGNGQTTFALPDLRGRAALHQGQGPGLSSRIMGETSGSETVTLLTSEIPSHSHILQANPGDGGDPNPGNNLLAAGTTIYASPPSVIPMNPVAIAPTGGSQPHDNMQPYQVVNFIIALQGIFPSRQ, from the coding sequence GTGAGTGAGCCATTTCTTGGTGAGATCCGCATGGTCGGATTCAATTTTGCCCCTATCGGTTGGGCGCTATGTGACGGTTCAATCCTGTCAATTTCCCAAAATTCGGCCTTGTTTGCGCTGTTAGGGACTACCTTCGGCGGCAATGGTCAGACCACCTTCGCGCTTCCAGACTTGCGTGGACGGGCAGCTTTGCATCAGGGTCAAGGTCCAGGGCTGTCTTCGCGCATCATGGGGGAGACAAGCGGGTCGGAGACCGTAACGCTTTTGACGAGCGAGATCCCGTCCCATAGTCATATTTTGCAGGCGAACCCAGGAGACGGGGGAGACCCCAACCCCGGTAACAATCTCCTCGCTGCGGGAACTACCATTTACGCTTCCCCGCCTTCGGTGATCCCGATGAATCCTGTGGCGATCGCACCCACGGGCGGCAGTCAGCCCCACGACAACATGCAGCCCTATCAGGTGGTTAACTTCATCATCGCCCTGCAAGGGATCTTCCCCTCACGCCAATAG
- a CDS encoding glycosyltransferase family 2 protein — translation MAAGLPTVAIFGALNLQLESPGPVSEDETRALDCRCYATDTDLEQILVHDQPDVLVTFGVVADFPNLLTAPFSVRCRWLHFERVEHLEAVGEQVFYCYLNGCLTKRTDAPPLVTVFTPTYRTGTRIERPLRSLLTQNYPEWEWVILDDSDDGGVTFSMLTDLAEQDHRIRVYRMHRHSGVIGQVKHQACMLGQGAILLELDHDDALTHDALRAVVSAFQQFPEAGFAYTHWAEVYEDGRNAYYGDRWGYGYGRHHEETYNGRVYIVQEAPRINPKTIRHIVSAPNHIRAWRRDFYLSVGGHNQNIHVADDYELCVRTFLNTRMILIPKLCYIQYYNSSGNTQRVRNQEIQRLTRYFQQWYDRAIHERFCALGVEDFVWNERGYTDWNIPNPTVEPHCSLIAQL, via the coding sequence ATGGCAGCGGGGCTTCCTACAGTCGCCATCTTTGGTGCACTCAACCTCCAACTCGAAAGCCCCGGTCCCGTCTCGGAGGATGAAACCCGTGCCTTGGATTGCCGCTGCTATGCCACAGATACCGACCTGGAGCAGATTTTAGTTCATGACCAGCCGGATGTGCTGGTGACCTTCGGGGTGGTAGCTGATTTCCCCAACCTTCTTACTGCTCCCTTTAGCGTCCGCTGTCGCTGGCTCCACTTCGAGCGGGTTGAGCATTTGGAGGCAGTGGGTGAGCAGGTATTTTATTGCTACCTCAACGGTTGTTTGACGAAGCGGACTGATGCCCCGCCCCTAGTGACGGTCTTCACACCCACCTACCGGACGGGGACACGCATCGAACGACCCTTGCGTTCCTTGTTGACTCAAAATTACCCTGAGTGGGAATGGGTGATTTTGGACGATTCCGACGATGGGGGCGTGACCTTCTCCATGCTCACGGACTTGGCAGAGCAGGACCACCGGATCAGGGTCTACCGGATGCATCGCCATTCTGGGGTGATCGGGCAGGTGAAGCATCAGGCGTGTATGTTGGGGCAAGGGGCGATTTTGCTGGAATTAGACCACGACGACGCATTGACCCACGATGCGCTGCGTGCTGTTGTCAGCGCTTTTCAGCAGTTCCCGGAAGCGGGCTTTGCCTATACGCATTGGGCGGAAGTGTACGAGGACGGGCGCAATGCCTACTACGGCGACCGGTGGGGCTACGGCTACGGCAGGCACCACGAAGAAACGTACAACGGGCGGGTCTACATTGTTCAGGAAGCACCCCGGATCAATCCCAAAACGATCCGGCATATTGTCTCAGCTCCTAACCATATCCGTGCCTGGAGGCGTGACTTTTATCTATCTGTTGGCGGGCACAACCAGAATATTCATGTAGCTGATGACTACGAACTTTGCGTGCGTACTTTTTTAAACACGCGGATGATTTTAATACCCAAACTTTGTTACATCCAGTACTACAACAGCAGTGGCAATACCCAACGGGTCCGTAACCAGGAAATTCAACGCCTGACTCGTTATTTTCAACAGTGGTATGACCGGGCAATCCATGAACGTTTTTGCGCACTTGGGGTCGAGGATTTTGTCTGGAATGAAAGAGGTTATACGGATTGGAACATACCCAATCCGACGGTAGAACCGCACTGTAGCCTCATCGCTCAACTGTAG
- a CDS encoding collagen-like domain-containing protein, which translates to MNLRVLCARSPLVLLAVLLNPAAAIAQTIYSNNPTTGANVSGQRARGTSTAPAAVQRDDRIVSFRGLAFDGQIFQEVGALRFSVDGAVTLGSVPGRLEFYTTPVGSGTPVERLRITQDGKVGIGITNPTTALDVIGTVSADFLQLPNGVAGYVLTSDANGVGTWQPTTGGPQGPQGPAGPQGLTGAQGPQGVAGPQGLTGAQGPQGVAGPQGLTGAQGPQGVAGPQGLTGAQGPQGVAGPQGAIGPQGAIGPQGATGVGVQGAIGPQGATGPIGPQGAQGPQGTFATLPTFSTSTFTVPTVTTTFNPTATIVTLLNNGSTTNGTIVLGSGSEGQLLILVNLDNEATVVQLANNISGATVTTSVNTGTNPVGANGATFVFVSGGWRRVVGS; encoded by the coding sequence ATGAATCTCAGAGTACTGTGCGCGCGCTCTCCCCTGGTGCTGTTGGCGGTTCTACTCAACCCGGCAGCGGCTATTGCTCAGACCATCTACTCCAACAATCCCACTACGGGTGCTAATGTTTCCGGGCAACGAGCGCGCGGTACCTCTACTGCTCCCGCCGCTGTCCAACGCGATGACCGTATCGTCTCCTTTCGAGGCTTGGCTTTTGATGGACAGATTTTTCAGGAAGTGGGTGCCCTACGATTCTCGGTGGATGGGGCTGTCACCCTGGGGAGCGTGCCGGGACGCCTGGAGTTTTACACGACTCCCGTAGGCAGTGGCACACCCGTAGAGCGTCTGCGCATCACCCAAGACGGGAAAGTGGGCATTGGTATAACCAACCCGACCACAGCACTGGATGTGATTGGGACGGTTTCGGCAGATTTTCTCCAGTTACCCAATGGGGTGGCGGGTTATGTTCTGACCTCTGACGCTAACGGGGTGGGCACTTGGCAACCTACCACCGGAGGTCCGCAGGGTCCGCAGGGTCCTGCCGGTCCGCAGGGTTTAACTGGAGCACAGGGTCCACAAGGCGTGGCTGGTCCGCAGGGTTTAACTGGAGCACAGGGTCCACAAGGCGTGGCTGGTCCGCAGGGTTTAACTGGAGCACAGGGTCCACAAGGCGTGGCTGGTCCGCAGGGTTTAACTGGAGCACAGGGTCCACAAGGCGTGGCTGGTCCGCAGGGAGCTATCGGACCGCAGGGAGCCATAGGACCGCAGGGCGCGACTGGAGTAGGAGTTCAGGGAGCTATCGGACCACAGGGGGCAACGGGTCCGATTGGTCCCCAGGGGGCTCAGGGTCCGCAAGGTACCTTCGCCACCCTGCCGACCTTTTCTACCAGTACATTCACCGTGCCCACGGTTACTACTACCTTCAACCCCACAGCAACCATCGTTACCCTACTAAACAACGGCAGTACGACCAATGGCACGATTGTCCTGGGTAGTGGTTCTGAGGGGCAACTCCTCATCTTGGTCAATTTAGACAACGAAGCTACTGTGGTGCAGTTAGCAAACAACATCTCGGGAGCAACCGTAACGACATCTGTCAACACGGGCACCAATCCTGTGGGAGCCAATGGTGCAACGTTTGTTTTTGTAAGCGGCGGCTGGCGTAGGGTCGTAGGCAGTTAA
- the pcp gene encoding pyroglutamyl-peptidase I, with the protein MMTLLVTGFDPFAGAAINASWEAVQRLAGLTVAGHAVVVEQIPTVFGKAIPAMTAAIAHHQPLVILAVGQAVGRAAISVERVAINLDDARIPDNHGNQPQETPVVLEGPTAYFSTLPVKPIVRRLGEAGIPAEVSQTAGTFVCNHLFYGLMHHLAGREKLLAGFIHIPALPEQVLHRPEKPSMALEQVVTGLALALEITLLEP; encoded by the coding sequence ATGATGACGCTCCTCGTAACCGGCTTTGACCCTTTTGCAGGAGCAGCTATCAATGCTTCCTGGGAGGCGGTGCAGCGGCTGGCGGGTTTGACTGTGGCGGGTCATGCGGTGGTTGTGGAACAAATTCCTACAGTTTTTGGTAAAGCGATCCCGGCGATGACTGCGGCAATTGCCCACCACCAACCTCTGGTAATCCTTGCAGTGGGGCAGGCGGTTGGTCGGGCTGCTATCTCTGTAGAACGGGTTGCCATCAACCTGGATGACGCCCGTATCCCCGATAACCACGGCAACCAACCGCAGGAAACCCCTGTGGTGCTAGAGGGACCTACCGCCTATTTTTCTACCCTGCCGGTCAAACCCATCGTGCGTCGTCTGGGTGAGGCAGGCATCCCGGCAGAGGTTTCTCAGACCGCAGGAACTTTTGTGTGTAATCATCTCTTTTATGGCCTGATGCATCATCTGGCGGGGCGAGAAAAACTTCTGGCGGGTTTCATCCATATTCCTGCACTCCCAGAACAGGTCCTACACCGCCCTGAAAAACCTAGTATGGCGCTGGAGCAGGTAGTCACTGGGCTAGCGTTAGCGCTGGAAATCACCTTGTTGGAGCCATAG
- a CDS encoding inositol monophosphatase family protein, protein MGEWQNHLEVATRAAYTAGKILRDLLGQLKHITEKTPGNLASEADLRCEETILTILKDAYPDYALWAEESGQQGSSPYTWAIDPLDGTTNYAHTYPFFAVSIGLLVRGVPVCGVIYDPVRDELFSAAQGMGAFVNGAPIRVSRTARLEQSLLVTGFAYDRRQVEDNNYREFCHLTHLTQGVRRDGAAALDLAYIASGRLDGYWERGLSVWDIAAGIVLVEEAGGQVTAYDGGPFVLNSGRILATNGLLHEQIRDELMAVQGQYVVP, encoded by the coding sequence ATGGGTGAGTGGCAGAACCACCTGGAAGTGGCGACCCGAGCGGCCTACACCGCAGGCAAGATCCTCCGAGACCTCCTGGGCCAGCTAAAACACATCACCGAAAAGACCCCCGGCAACTTAGCAAGCGAAGCCGACCTACGCTGTGAGGAAACCATCCTCACCATTTTGAAGGACGCCTACCCCGACTATGCACTCTGGGCGGAGGAGTCCGGCCAGCAGGGCAGCAGCCCCTACACCTGGGCCATCGACCCCTTAGATGGCACGACGAACTACGCCCATACCTATCCTTTTTTTGCGGTCTCCATTGGGCTTTTGGTCAGAGGGGTGCCTGTCTGTGGTGTGATCTACGACCCGGTCCGAGATGAACTCTTCAGTGCTGCGCAAGGGATGGGGGCTTTTGTCAATGGTGCGCCAATCCGGGTTTCGCGGACAGCCCGTCTGGAGCAGAGTCTTTTGGTGACGGGCTTCGCCTATGACCGCAGGCAGGTGGAGGACAATAACTACCGTGAATTTTGCCACCTGACCCACCTGACGCAGGGGGTGCGCCGGGACGGGGCAGCGGCTTTGGATCTGGCCTATATCGCGAGCGGTCGGTTGGATGGCTATTGGGAGCGTGGTCTCTCGGTGTGGGATATTGCGGCGGGGATCGTCCTAGTCGAAGAGGCGGGGGGCCAAGTGACAGCCTACGACGGGGGGCCTTTCGTGCTCAACTCGGGCCGGATTCTCGCCACTAATGGCCTGCTTCACGAGCAGATCCGCGATGAATTGATGGCAGTCCAGGGCCAGTACGTCGTTCCCTGA
- a CDS encoding D-glycero-alpha-D-manno-heptose-1,7-bisphosphate 7-phosphatase — translation MRAVFLDRDGVLNIEAGYIHRVEDLHLMPGAAQAVHLLQQAGWFTALVSNQSGPARGYYGTNHVDALHHRLQHLLAQEAGARLDSVAYCPYLSTCAGGTAPTHSRWSSWRKPNTGMFTHCAWRYGVDLAASVMVGDKATDIDMAHNAGLRGVLVTSGFGENVLKGDYQHRVQPNHVAPDLLEAVHWILAQDEGSA, via the coding sequence ATGAGGGCAGTATTTCTGGATCGAGACGGTGTTCTAAATATCGAAGCGGGCTACATCCATCGGGTCGAGGATTTGCACCTGATGCCCGGTGCCGCTCAAGCAGTACACTTGCTCCAGCAAGCGGGCTGGTTCACGGCTTTGGTCTCCAATCAATCCGGTCCCGCGCGGGGCTACTACGGAACCAACCATGTAGACGCGCTCCATCACCGCCTCCAGCACTTGCTCGCCCAAGAAGCGGGAGCCCGTCTCGACAGTGTGGCCTACTGCCCCTACCTAAGTACCTGTGCAGGCGGAACTGCTCCTACACACTCCCGCTGGTCTAGTTGGCGCAAGCCCAATACAGGCATGTTCACGCACTGTGCTTGGCGCTACGGGGTGGATCTCGCCGCTAGCGTTATGGTCGGAGACAAAGCGACAGACATCGATATGGCCCACAATGCGGGACTGCGGGGGGTTTTGGTGACAAGCGGTTTTGGGGAGAACGTCCTCAAGGGTGATTACCAGCACCGGGTCCAGCCTAACCACGTCGCCCCGGATTTGTTAGAAGCGGTGCATTGGATTTTGGCGCAGGATGAAGGGAGCGCATAG
- the speA gene encoding biosynthetic arginine decarboxylase, which translates to MTETLHGVDLLDTPSPSWTGSESAALYQIEGWGDPYFSINEAGHVLVSPRGDEGGSVDLYSLVQDIEQRGLPLPLLLRFSDILADRIKYLNECFRVAIQEYRYQGCYKGVFPVKVNQQRHVVEEVLEYGKPYQFGLEAGSKPELLIAIATLKTPGALIICNGYKDSDFIETALLAQRLGQTPIIVLERIHELTLVLDAARQLGIQPLLGVRAKLTTKGVGRWGDSAGDRAKFGLSAAEIIQVVNELKAVGLLSSLQLLHFHIGSQIQAISVIKNAVREAAQFYSELAALGANMHYLDVGGGLGIDYDGSKTNFPASKNYNMQEYAYDVVAGIQQVCQTKNIPVPTLVSESGRAIASHQSVLVFDVLGVSGPDIGFVDPSRRDEHILIQNLYETYQNIAADAVQEAYHDATQFKEDALNLFALGYLTLQERARVERLFWACCGAIRALVRELDYIPEELADLEKDLASTYYCNFSVFQSAPDSWAIDQLFPIMPIHRLNEKPTERGTLADLTCDSDGKIDQFIDLRDVKQVLELHTVKPDEPYYLAMFLNGAYQEILGDLHNLFGDTNTVHIHLFEKGYRVERVVKGDTMTEVLRYVQYDPEALLESVRLETEQALQQKRLTLTQSRVLLRHFENSLSGYTYLHKQQDVLVTL; encoded by the coding sequence ATGACCGAGACTTTGCATGGGGTAGACCTATTAGACACTCCCAGTCCTAGCTGGACTGGGTCCGAAAGTGCCGCCCTCTATCAGATCGAGGGCTGGGGGGACCCCTACTTCAGTATCAATGAGGCAGGGCATGTTCTGGTCTCACCCCGTGGAGACGAGGGAGGAAGTGTTGACCTCTATTCCTTGGTGCAGGATATTGAGCAGCGAGGCTTACCCTTGCCTTTATTGTTGCGCTTCTCTGATATCCTGGCTGACCGTATCAAGTATCTCAATGAATGCTTCAGGGTTGCTATCCAGGAATATCGTTACCAGGGCTGCTACAAAGGGGTCTTCCCGGTCAAGGTAAACCAGCAGCGCCATGTGGTCGAGGAAGTCCTCGAATATGGTAAGCCCTACCAGTTTGGACTGGAGGCGGGCTCTAAACCAGAGTTATTGATTGCGATAGCCACGCTTAAGACTCCGGGAGCCCTCATTATTTGTAACGGCTATAAAGACAGCGATTTTATTGAGACGGCGCTACTGGCTCAACGCCTTGGTCAGACTCCAATCATTGTTTTGGAGCGCATTCACGAACTCACCCTAGTCCTCGATGCTGCCCGACAACTGGGTATCCAACCCTTGTTAGGCGTGCGGGCGAAGCTCACCACTAAAGGCGTAGGGCGTTGGGGTGATTCTGCGGGGGACCGGGCCAAATTTGGTCTCTCCGCCGCTGAGATTATCCAGGTCGTCAACGAACTCAAAGCTGTAGGATTGCTCAGTTCTCTGCAACTGCTTCACTTCCACATCGGTTCGCAGATCCAGGCGATCAGCGTAATCAAGAATGCTGTCCGTGAGGCGGCGCAATTTTACAGTGAACTGGCGGCGCTTGGGGCGAATATGCACTATCTGGATGTAGGTGGCGGTCTGGGTATCGACTACGATGGCTCGAAAACCAACTTCCCGGCTTCTAAGAACTACAACATGCAGGAATATGCCTACGATGTGGTTGCGGGTATTCAACAAGTCTGCCAGACCAAAAATATTCCCGTCCCCACACTGGTCAGCGAAAGCGGTCGGGCGATTGCCTCACACCAGTCTGTCCTAGTCTTTGATGTGTTGGGGGTAAGTGGTCCTGACATTGGGTTTGTAGACCCGTCTCGCCGGGATGAACATATCCTCATTCAAAACCTCTACGAGACCTACCAGAACATCGCCGCCGACGCGGTGCAGGAAGCCTACCACGATGCCACACAGTTCAAGGAAGATGCCCTGAATCTCTTCGCCTTGGGCTACCTGACCCTCCAGGAACGCGCCCGCGTCGAGCGCCTCTTCTGGGCCTGCTGTGGCGCGATTCGTGCTCTGGTGCGCGAACTCGACTACATCCCCGAAGAGTTGGCGGATCTGGAGAAGGACTTGGCCTCGACCTACTACTGCAATTTCTCGGTCTTCCAGTCAGCCCCGGATAGCTGGGCCATCGACCAACTTTTCCCGATCATGCCGATTCACCGGTTGAATGAAAAACCAACCGAACGGGGTACTTTAGCGGACCTCACCTGCGACAGCGATGGCAAAATCGACCAGTTCATCGACCTCAGGGATGTAAAGCAGGTCCTAGAACTGCACACGGTCAAGCCTGATGAGCCCTACTATCTAGCGATGTTTCTCAATGGGGCATACCAGGAGATCCTAGGCGACCTCCACAATCTCTTCGGGGATACCAATACAGTCCATATCCACCTCTTCGAAAAAGGTTATCGGGTGGAGCGGGTGGTCAAGGGGGACACGATGACGGAGGTATTGCGCTATGTACAATACGACCCGGAAGCGCTCCTGGAAAGTGTACGTCTGGAGACTGAGCAAGCCCTCCAGCAAAAACGACTGACCCTGACTCAGTCCAGAGTTTTGCTGCGACACTTCGAGAACAGTCTGAGCGGCTACACCTACCTGCACAAGCAGCAGGATGTTTTGGTGACGCTCTAG
- a CDS encoding phycobilisome linker polypeptide yields the protein MTRLFKVTALIPSYKKVRGGRELQNTYFTKLVEYDRWFAEQQRIQKQGGKILSVKMVAGKPGLNTGVL from the coding sequence ATGACACGCTTGTTTAAAGTCACTGCCCTTATCCCCAGCTACAAAAAGGTTCGTGGGGGCCGGGAGCTACAGAACACCTATTTTACGAAACTGGTGGAATACGACCGCTGGTTTGCGGAGCAGCAACGCATCCAGAAACAGGGCGGCAAAATCCTCAGTGTCAAAATGGTTGCTGGCAAGCCCGGTCTCAATACCGGTGTGCTGTAG
- a CDS encoding phycobilisome linker polypeptide, producing the protein MARTISITACVPRRTKSVGASREIQNVYFTKRISFDQFTPEYQRIHRQGGTILNVQCMGS; encoded by the coding sequence ATGGCCCGTACGATTTCGATCACAGCTTGTGTCCCGCGCCGCACCAAGAGTGTCGGTGCAAGTCGTGAGATCCAGAACGTCTACTTCACGAAGCGCATCAGCTTCGACCAGTTCACCCCTGAGTACCAACGGATCCATCGCCAGGGGGGCACGATTCTGAACGTCCAGTGCATGGGCAGCTAG
- the apcB gene encoding allophycocyanin subunit beta, whose product MQDAITSVINTYDVQGKYFDTSAFDKLKAYYATGELRVRAAGTISANAATIIKEASAKLFSNQPDLVRPGGNAYTTRRYAACVRDMDYFLRYATYAMLAGDTSILDERVLNGLKETYNSLGVPISSTVQGIQAMKEVTGSLVGSGAAKEMGVYFDYLSSGLS is encoded by the coding sequence ATGCAAGACGCGATTACTTCTGTCATCAATACCTACGACGTCCAGGGCAAGTATTTCGACACTTCTGCCTTCGACAAGCTCAAAGCCTACTATGCGACCGGTGAACTGCGCGTCCGCGCCGCCGGTACGATCTCGGCCAACGCTGCTACGATTATCAAGGAAGCGTCTGCCAAACTGTTCTCGAACCAGCCCGATCTGGTCCGTCCTGGTGGAAACGCCTACACTACCCGTCGCTACGCTGCGTGCGTGCGTGACATGGACTATTTCCTGCGCTATGCCACCTACGCCATGCTGGCGGGTGACACTTCGATCCTGGACGAGCGCGTACTCAATGGCCTCAAAGAAACCTACAATTCTCTGGGCGTGCCCATCTCTTCCACGGTGCAGGGCATCCAGGCGATGAAAGAAGTGACCGGTTCCCTGGTGGGTTCTGGCGCTGCTAAGGAAATGGGCGTCTACTTTGACTACCTCTCCTCTGGCTTGAGCTAA
- a CDS encoding globin family protein, giving the protein MSVVTKAIVSADAEARYLSPGELDRIRGFVSSGERRLRVAQTLTESRERIIKQAGDQLFQKRPDLVSPGGNAYGAERTASCLRDLDYYLRLVTFGIVAGDVTPIEEIGVIGVKEMYRNLEVPLPGMVEAVKAMKSVATGLLSGDDSAEVGYYFDYLAGALA; this is encoded by the coding sequence ATGAGTGTTGTTACCAAAGCGATTGTTAGCGCGGATGCTGAAGCTCGTTACCTCAGCCCCGGCGAACTCGACCGGATCCGTGGATTTGTGAGCAGTGGCGAGCGCCGTCTGCGCGTTGCTCAGACCTTGACCGAGAGCCGTGAGCGAATCATCAAGCAAGCGGGCGACCAACTGTTCCAGAAGCGCCCTGACTTGGTTTCTCCTGGTGGTAATGCCTATGGTGCCGAGCGCACTGCTAGCTGCCTGCGCGACCTTGACTACTACCTGCGCTTGGTGACTTTCGGCATCGTCGCCGGGGATGTGACTCCGATTGAAGAAATCGGCGTCATCGGCGTCAAGGAAATGTACCGCAACCTGGAAGTTCCTTTGCCCGGAATGGTCGAAGCCGTCAAAGCCATGAAGAGCGTCGCCACTGGCTTGCTCTCTGGGGATGATTCTGCCGAAGTCGGCTACTACTTCGACTATTTGGCTGGTGCCCTCGCCTAA